A stretch of Methanosphaerula palustris E1-9c DNA encodes these proteins:
- a CDS encoding 60S ribosomal export protein NMD3 → MEIDIREQFCPRCGEPTENGLCRRCRMKETEPFTCDERVIHTFCPSCGAVKSNGKVWSDSEREREEVDRELAMKAVHLHPDFQDGSFDLRVREISVNRSLAVIGITGTLYGYPVQGECRVGISWHKEQCDRCNRISGSYYEGIVQIRAQGRHLTPYEQEAAVRLATSIEDEQLESGDRLSYISQLEETRDGVDVIVGSQHIGILIVQALINQFGGRYTTHPKLVGEKAGRALYRITYLVRLPRYRHGDVIDVAGQYFQVQSSEGKRVQVTDLLNGKVRTIREDEINREIGNTSTAIEALVVYADGGVIGLMDPDTCTTHEVPLVDWRRQRIETGDQVRVLRDHDQLVLLG, encoded by the coding sequence ATGGAAATTGATATACGAGAACAGTTCTGCCCCCGCTGTGGAGAGCCGACCGAAAACGGCCTCTGCCGCAGGTGCAGGATGAAAGAGACCGAACCGTTCACCTGCGACGAGCGGGTCATTCATACCTTCTGCCCATCCTGCGGAGCCGTGAAGAGCAACGGCAAGGTCTGGAGTGACAGCGAACGTGAACGCGAAGAGGTCGATCGTGAACTCGCCATGAAGGCCGTTCATCTTCACCCTGACTTTCAGGATGGAAGTTTCGATCTCCGGGTCAGGGAGATCTCGGTGAACCGCTCTCTGGCGGTGATCGGGATCACCGGCACGCTGTACGGGTACCCGGTCCAGGGCGAGTGCAGGGTGGGGATCAGCTGGCATAAGGAGCAGTGCGACCGGTGCAACCGGATCAGCGGCAGTTACTATGAGGGGATCGTTCAGATCCGGGCCCAGGGCCGGCACCTGACGCCGTACGAACAGGAGGCCGCGGTCCGGCTGGCCACCTCTATTGAGGATGAACAGCTGGAATCCGGCGACCGTCTCTCCTACATCTCGCAGCTCGAAGAGACCCGTGACGGTGTCGATGTGATCGTCGGATCGCAGCATATCGGGATCCTGATCGTACAGGCGCTGATAAATCAGTTCGGCGGTCGGTATACGACCCACCCAAAGCTGGTCGGAGAGAAGGCCGGCCGGGCTCTATACCGGATCACGTACCTGGTCAGGCTTCCCCGCTATCGACATGGCGATGTGATCGACGTTGCCGGCCAGTACTTCCAGGTGCAGAGTTCTGAGGGAAAACGGGTGCAGGTCACTGACCTGCTGAACGGTAAGGTCCGGACGATCCGGGAGGATGAGATCAACCGCGAGATCGGCAACACCAGTACTGCCATCGAAGCGCTGGTAGTCTATGCTGATGGTGGTGTCATCGGACTGATGGACCCGGACACCTGCACGACTCACGAGGTTCCGCTGGTGGACTGGCGGAGGCAGCGGATCGAGACCGGGGATCAGGTCAGGGTTCTCCGTGACCACGACCAGCTCGTCCTCCTCGGGTGA
- a CDS encoding TatD family hydrolase codes for MKKSPYPITDDHIHIHPGTGRGLEAAKDFQKSGGTHIFLVSLPSWSYGIVPGKGEDYRPVFEATLKTAAAIRELGLVVFPILGIHPAEITYFSEARTEGEMAAIMQEGLSLAARYVADGQAVALKSGRPHYPVSPGCWDLSNEVLFHALELGRVCGCAVQIHAETGPCTDVIGMAEKAGMDPGRVVKHFATPETLLAPSFIARHEAIPALCREKRAFTMESDYMDDPTRPGAVIGPRSVPRYTTRLLTDGQITPEDVFRIHTETPSRVYGVEIVL; via the coding sequence ATGAAGAAGAGCCCCTATCCGATCACTGACGACCATATCCATATCCATCCCGGCACCGGGCGTGGACTGGAGGCCGCGAAGGACTTCCAGAAGAGCGGTGGGACTCACATCTTTCTGGTCTCCCTCCCCTCCTGGTCGTACGGGATTGTGCCGGGGAAGGGCGAGGATTATCGTCCTGTCTTCGAAGCGACGCTGAAGACCGCCGCTGCGATCCGGGAACTCGGGCTGGTGGTCTTCCCGATACTGGGGATTCACCCGGCCGAGATCACCTACTTCTCCGAGGCCCGGACCGAGGGGGAGATGGCCGCAATCATGCAGGAGGGGCTCAGTCTGGCTGCCCGGTATGTAGCCGACGGACAGGCCGTGGCCCTCAAGAGCGGGCGGCCCCATTACCCGGTCAGTCCCGGGTGCTGGGATCTCTCAAACGAAGTTCTCTTCCATGCCCTGGAGCTTGGAAGGGTGTGTGGGTGTGCGGTCCAGATCCATGCAGAGACCGGTCCCTGTACCGATGTGATCGGTATGGCGGAGAAGGCCGGCATGGACCCCGGTCGGGTCGTCAAGCACTTCGCTACCCCTGAGACCCTGCTGGCCCCCTCGTTCATCGCCCGACACGAGGCCATCCCTGCACTCTGCAGGGAGAAGAGGGCCTTTACGATGGAGAGCGACTACATGGACGATCCGACCCGCCCCGGGGCGGTGATCGGTCCTCGATCGGTCCCCCGGTACACCACTCGGCTGTTAACAGACGGTCAGATCACCCCTGAGGATGTCTTTCGGATCCACACCGAAACCCCGTCACGAGTCTACGGCGTCGAGATCGTCCTCTGA
- a CDS encoding class I SAM-dependent methyltransferase, translated as MIGDEIKVQRHYDEMAEVYDRRYDYRRGRCYHAHISQHVMNGLVQGGYLLDIGCGTGLFVNRYTEKGGTAVGLDISSGMIEKAVERCPDSDFTVGDGDVLPFKDSTFDAVASLLAFSYLTEPGRMLSEAYRVLKPGGTISVCTLGKNLLTAGLPAIHHIGEAMKIQQVGMGDFGEHYYNEKEMRKLFSEAGFTGVQVKRCSFAHLNLVEPVFDIAKKIEPFVERRLPCFAYNICVKGKKE; from the coding sequence ATGATTGGAGATGAGATCAAGGTACAGCGCCATTATGATGAGATGGCCGAGGTATATGACCGCAGGTATGATTACCGGCGGGGGAGATGCTACCATGCGCATATCTCTCAACATGTGATGAATGGGCTGGTTCAGGGGGGGTACCTTCTCGACATTGGCTGCGGGACCGGGCTGTTTGTCAATCGTTACACCGAAAAAGGCGGGACAGCCGTCGGGCTCGACATCAGCAGCGGGATGATCGAGAAAGCGGTAGAGCGCTGCCCTGACAGTGACTTCACCGTTGGCGACGGGGACGTACTTCCGTTCAAGGACAGCACCTTTGATGCGGTTGCAAGCCTGCTCGCCTTCAGTTATCTCACAGAGCCCGGCAGAATGTTGTCGGAGGCATACCGTGTCCTCAAGCCCGGGGGTACCATCTCGGTCTGCACCCTCGGTAAAAACCTGCTGACTGCCGGCCTCCCGGCGATCCACCATATCGGCGAGGCCATGAAGATCCAGCAGGTCGGCATGGGCGATTTCGGTGAACACTATTATAACGAGAAGGAGATGCGGAAGCTCTTTTCAGAGGCTGGATTCACCGGTGTGCAGGTGAAGCGGTGCTCCTTTGCACATCTGAACCTCGTCGAACCGGTCTTCGATATCGCCAAGAAGATCGAGCCGTTCGTTGAGCGCAGACTCCCGTGTTTTGCCTATAATATCTGTGTAAAAGGGAAAAAAGAGTGA
- a CDS encoding AAA family ATPase, translated as MLWIETYRPAVLGEILGQDSVVASLSSFAASGNVPHLLISGPHGTGKTAAIEAFAKVLYHDHWEENTSIFQTGDLFEQGKAYLEADERYAHIYQKDLSLIANFKYIVRWYASIRPLDAPFKLMVFEDAGALTREAQQALRRIMEQFSGTCRFILCAQNQSAIIPAIASRCLPLFFGPIANQVIEDRLREVLAGVAGDRPPVTDEDLDLIIQAARGDLRRAIMMLQVAVTTDQSVSEIAAARSETSTVALAVFNALQAQETAQAIRMVESLLIDYGLSGKEVISALSEVVHREYNAPAIVRALADTDHRLGHCNNEFVQLNALLMRIAQEGFA; from the coding sequence ATGCTCTGGATTGAAACATACCGGCCGGCGGTGCTTGGGGAGATACTGGGGCAGGATTCGGTGGTAGCATCCCTCTCCTCTTTTGCAGCATCGGGGAATGTCCCCCATCTGCTCATCTCCGGCCCGCATGGCACCGGGAAGACGGCCGCCATCGAAGCGTTCGCGAAGGTGCTCTATCACGATCACTGGGAGGAGAACACCAGTATCTTTCAGACCGGCGACCTCTTCGAACAGGGGAAGGCATACCTGGAGGCTGACGAGCGGTATGCGCACATCTACCAGAAGGATCTCTCGCTGATTGCGAACTTCAAGTACATCGTCAGGTGGTATGCGTCGATACGGCCGCTCGATGCCCCGTTCAAACTGATGGTCTTTGAGGATGCCGGCGCCCTGACGCGGGAAGCACAGCAGGCCCTCCGCAGGATCATGGAGCAGTTCTCGGGGACCTGCCGGTTCATCCTCTGTGCGCAGAACCAGAGCGCGATCATCCCGGCGATAGCGTCCCGCTGTCTGCCCCTTTTCTTCGGCCCGATTGCGAATCAGGTGATCGAAGACCGGTTACGTGAAGTCCTGGCAGGGGTGGCAGGAGATCGGCCTCCAGTGACTGACGAGGATCTGGACCTGATCATACAGGCCGCACGGGGCGACCTGCGGCGGGCGATCATGATGTTGCAGGTCGCCGTCACCACTGATCAGTCGGTGAGCGAGATTGCTGCGGCCCGGTCGGAGACCTCGACCGTTGCGCTGGCTGTCTTCAATGCCCTGCAGGCCCAGGAGACGGCCCAGGCGATCCGGATGGTGGAATCGCTGCTGATCGATTATGGTTTATCAGGAAAGGAGGTCATCTCGGCGCTGAGCGAGGTCGTCCACCGGGAGTACAATGCACCGGCGATCGTGCGTGCACTCGCTGATACAGATCACCGACTCGGTCACTGCAACAACGAGTTCGTTCAGCTCAATGCGTTGCTGATGAGAATTGCACAGGAAGGTTTTGCATGA
- a CDS encoding pantoate kinase has translation MVDRAVAFCPGHISGYFRRVKGTSVQTTGSIGAGIVISAGVEATVVPADQPQVQVREVDRAGSCSTVLTASPPIAYVMDRLEVTAAVTTVCTFPIGAGFGLSAAALLSATAALNVLYDLGLSTHQVTALAHEAEIVHQTGLGDVAACQGGGLVCREGPGPDGTITRLQDLMAGSLCAVTFGPLPTPAVLKSGPAMAAVEAAFPARCPDSLVDFFHLSRQFAEHSGLITPEVRHALSLCDRAGVPASMTMLGNGVFALGDSAVEVLSAVGEPFHLEIASGGFSIQEHVS, from the coding sequence ATGGTCGACCGTGCCGTAGCCTTCTGTCCTGGACATATCTCGGGCTACTTCCGGCGTGTGAAGGGGACGAGCGTTCAGACCACCGGCTCTATCGGTGCAGGGATTGTGATCAGTGCCGGGGTCGAAGCAACGGTAGTACCCGCTGATCAACCACAGGTGCAGGTCAGGGAGGTGGACCGGGCAGGTTCATGCAGCACGGTTCTGACCGCGTCGCCGCCCATTGCCTATGTGATGGACCGTCTCGAGGTCACCGCCGCTGTCACAACGGTCTGCACCTTCCCAATTGGCGCCGGTTTTGGTCTTTCAGCCGCGGCTCTTCTCTCGGCCACGGCGGCACTGAACGTCCTCTATGACCTCGGCCTCTCAACCCATCAGGTTACGGCTCTTGCCCATGAAGCCGAGATCGTCCACCAGACCGGGCTTGGGGATGTCGCCGCCTGTCAGGGTGGAGGCCTGGTCTGCAGGGAAGGGCCGGGGCCGGATGGAACGATAACCCGCCTCCAGGATCTGATGGCCGGCTCGCTCTGTGCAGTCACGTTCGGCCCCCTGCCGACCCCGGCCGTCCTTAAGTCAGGGCCGGCAATGGCCGCCGTGGAGGCCGCCTTTCCCGCCCGGTGTCCGGACTCGCTCGTCGATTTCTTTCACCTCTCCCGCCAGTTTGCCGAGCACTCCGGGCTGATCACCCCTGAGGTCAGGCATGCCCTCTCGCTCTGCGATCGCGCCGGGGTCCCTGCGTCGATGACGATGCTCGGCAACGGTGTCTTTGCCCTCGGGGATTCGGCGGTCGAGGTTCTATCGGCAGTCGGCGAACCATTTCACCTGGAGATCGCATCAGGTGGATTTTCAATCCAGGAGCATGTATCATGA
- a CDS encoding 4-phosphopantoate--beta-alanine ligase, with protein sequence MIPQDHPRYRSLVVRERLAEAARDGVVSLEGLTSHGRGEAFDYLIGEVTMPSARTAERTAAAMIRAARHPVISVNGNTAALAADEIAALQQASHAQVEVNLFHRTEERMKKITALLLEHDVDVLTGTAERLIPLSHDRAWSLNEGIGSADLVLVPLEDGDRCEALIAMGKQVITVDLNPLSRTARTATLTIVDEVTRALPAVTAALSDLTDDEAAGLIRHLDNHYLLQTAISEIATRLIHALD encoded by the coding sequence ATGATTCCACAAGACCATCCACGGTACCGCTCTCTCGTCGTTCGCGAGAGGCTGGCTGAGGCCGCCAGGGACGGTGTCGTCTCCCTCGAGGGGCTCACCTCCCACGGCAGAGGTGAAGCGTTCGACTACCTGATCGGGGAGGTGACCATGCCCAGCGCCAGAACTGCTGAGCGGACTGCCGCCGCGATGATACGGGCTGCCCGCCATCCGGTGATCTCGGTGAACGGGAACACGGCTGCGCTGGCAGCCGACGAGATTGCCGCCCTTCAGCAGGCGAGCCATGCGCAGGTCGAGGTGAACCTCTTCCACCGGACCGAGGAGCGGATGAAGAAGATCACGGCACTCCTTTTGGAACACGATGTGGATGTGCTGACCGGCACCGCGGAACGGTTGATCCCTCTCTCCCATGACCGGGCCTGGTCTCTGAACGAGGGGATCGGCAGCGCCGATCTCGTGCTGGTGCCCCTTGAGGACGGGGACCGGTGCGAGGCGCTGATCGCGATGGGGAAGCAGGTGATCACCGTCGACTTAAACCCGCTCTCCCGTACAGCTCGGACTGCGACCCTGACGATCGTGGACGAGGTGACCCGGGCATTGCCGGCGGTGACGGCCGCCCTCTCCGATCTGACCGATGACGAAGCAGCCGGGCTGATCAGGCACCTCGATAACCATTATCTTTTACAAACCGCAATATCTGAGATAGCGACGAGGCTGATACATGCTCTGGATTGA
- a CDS encoding DUF424 domain-containing protein, with protein MYLKIHRNPGGGDVVAVCDRELHNQVLTDEGRKVWIHESFYGNRLVDEEEVRAALDGACNINLMGERAVALAIEMGLLERSACIEIGSVPHALICRV; from the coding sequence ATGTATTTGAAGATCCATCGGAATCCTGGTGGTGGAGATGTAGTGGCGGTCTGTGATCGTGAACTGCACAATCAGGTGTTGACCGATGAGGGACGAAAGGTGTGGATCCACGAATCGTTCTATGGGAACCGGCTCGTCGATGAGGAAGAGGTGCGGGCGGCACTGGATGGTGCATGCAACATCAATCTGATGGGTGAGCGAGCGGTTGCCCTTGCAATCGAGATGGGACTGCTGGAACGGTCTGCCTGTATAGAAATCGGCAGCGTACCGCATGCCCTGATCTGTAGAGTCTAA
- a CDS encoding S8 family peptidase — translation MYPFSPPSRLDRFSRVASLLCILMLVAVTVPPATAVALSVSSERSGPVLQTSDDLVSSAEVERAIETVENQSSSVGQSGGVQKIATDLLDSAQMQRQGESGEEKNTSWSIQVYITLLSGTPTSSIDSMVDEVTDRDEEDHLVVARVTGPELTSLAADPRVKGISRVSAPLVNAGRTVTAGDTLLKADQLRTQYGASGAGVKIGVISDGVKGLAEAQATGDLPADLHVISNADGGNEGTAMLEIIHDEAPQATLYFHEHGSNVVAFNHAVDELVAEGCTVICDDICWPKEPFFEQGIVATHISSVIAEKQIIYVSAASNYADQHYLGTYYNDGDNFHDFSSGTSIHKNMYVDLPSGSSVSAVLQWDDKFGSSGNDYDLYFVDARTGMILDQSTSRQDGNDDPIETIEYQNDGYSTIEGEFVIRNYRGEAQVRTLDLFIYPDDDATMYSNNVNPAGSVYGHQAIPDVVTVGAVRADGVRSISIEPFSSRGPVNLIYPSPLTIIKPDICAPDRVAVSGAGGFDTIFVGTSASAPHVAGIIAQVWGVLPNRSASEIRTALLSSAVDLGSSGRDSVYGYGLADAVQMYIAAGGGAVLVGQVPASVTPTPMATIEPSVTQSALSTDPFRRSSPFGQTGMTSFGTSTAGTPGTTPVSTASDLSVPSAPTFVRWSPWGI, via the coding sequence ATGTATCCCTTTTCCCCTCCCTCCCGATTGGACCGGTTCTCCAGGGTTGCCTCCCTGCTCTGCATCCTGATGCTGGTCGCAGTAACGGTGCCCCCCGCCACAGCGGTGGCTCTCTCAGTATCATCTGAAAGATCCGGACCGGTCCTGCAGACCAGTGACGATCTGGTCTCTTCGGCAGAGGTGGAGCGAGCGATCGAAACGGTGGAAAACCAGTCTTCTTCAGTCGGTCAGAGCGGGGGAGTCCAGAAGATCGCCACCGATCTGCTGGACTCTGCACAGATGCAGCGTCAGGGAGAGTCCGGAGAGGAGAAGAATACTTCCTGGTCGATCCAGGTTTATATCACCCTTCTGTCTGGAACACCCACCTCATCCATCGATTCCATGGTTGACGAAGTGACTGATCGGGATGAGGAGGATCATCTGGTAGTGGCCCGGGTCACTGGACCTGAGTTGACGTCGCTGGCTGCAGATCCCCGGGTGAAGGGGATCAGCAGGGTCAGTGCACCCCTGGTGAATGCCGGCAGAACGGTCACTGCAGGCGATACGCTTCTCAAGGCGGACCAGCTTCGGACGCAGTACGGTGCTTCTGGGGCCGGAGTGAAGATCGGCGTGATCTCTGACGGAGTCAAAGGGCTTGCAGAGGCCCAGGCCACCGGAGACCTGCCCGCCGATCTCCATGTCATCTCCAACGCCGATGGTGGAAATGAGGGGACTGCCATGCTGGAGATCATCCATGACGAGGCACCCCAGGCGACCCTGTACTTTCACGAACATGGATCCAATGTGGTCGCCTTCAACCATGCGGTCGATGAACTGGTCGCTGAGGGGTGCACGGTGATCTGTGATGACATCTGCTGGCCAAAGGAGCCGTTCTTCGAGCAGGGGATCGTCGCTACCCACATCTCCTCGGTGATCGCTGAAAAGCAGATCATCTATGTATCAGCCGCGTCGAACTATGCCGACCAGCACTATCTGGGTACGTATTACAATGATGGCGACAACTTTCATGACTTCAGCAGCGGCACCTCTATTCACAAGAACATGTATGTCGACCTTCCATCGGGGAGTAGCGTGTCGGCGGTGCTGCAATGGGATGACAAATTCGGCAGTTCTGGCAACGATTACGATCTCTATTTTGTCGACGCCCGGACCGGCATGATCCTCGATCAGAGTACCTCCCGGCAGGATGGCAATGACGATCCTATCGAGACGATCGAGTACCAGAACGACGGTTATTCGACGATCGAAGGGGAGTTCGTGATCCGTAACTATCGGGGGGAGGCTCAGGTCAGGACCCTCGATCTCTTCATCTACCCGGATGATGATGCCACGATGTACTCCAACAATGTCAACCCTGCAGGCTCGGTCTATGGTCACCAGGCGATTCCTGATGTGGTGACGGTCGGTGCGGTCAGGGCCGATGGTGTTCGGAGTATCAGTATCGAACCGTTCTCCTCCCGCGGGCCGGTGAACCTGATCTATCCGTCACCTCTTACGATCATTAAACCGGACATCTGTGCCCCCGATCGGGTGGCCGTCTCTGGGGCTGGGGGGTTCGATACGATCTTTGTAGGAACCAGCGCCTCGGCTCCTCATGTTGCGGGCATCATCGCACAGGTCTGGGGCGTGCTCCCGAACCGGAGTGCCAGTGAGATCAGAACAGCCCTCCTCTCCTCGGCCGTCGACCTCGGTTCGTCTGGCAGAGATTCTGTCTATGGGTATGGCCTTGCCGATGCTGTGCAGATGTATATCGCAGCCGGAGGGGGGGCCGTGCTGGTCGGGCAGGTTCCTGCATCGGTAACGCCGACCCCCATGGCGACCATTGAGCCGTCTGTCACCCAATCCGCTTTATCGACAGATCCATTCAGAAGGAGCAGCCCGTTCGGGCAAACGGGGATGACCTCGTTCGGGACATCCACAGCCGGCACCCCCGGGACAACCCCTGTGTCGACGGCGTCCGATCTCTCTGTACCCTCAGCACCGACCTTTGTCAGATGGTCCCCATGGGGGATCTGA
- a CDS encoding dihydroneopterin aldolase family protein: MSTDREQAAFEAGIKLGALYHQWVGTPISVQTASGVEAVIEQSVGLQPFVEEIDVTLDRSLMNANAFGYAELSGLMFDVTIRTKVGATTCVAALRPENGYPLMRIVSCDEEEPLSDH; this comes from the coding sequence ATGAGTACTGATCGTGAACAGGCTGCCTTTGAGGCAGGGATCAAACTCGGGGCGCTCTATCACCAGTGGGTCGGTACCCCGATATCAGTGCAGACCGCTTCAGGCGTCGAAGCGGTGATCGAGCAGAGCGTCGGACTCCAGCCCTTTGTGGAAGAGATCGATGTCACCCTCGACCGATCGCTGATGAATGCGAATGCGTTCGGGTACGCCGAACTCTCCGGCCTGATGTTCGATGTGACGATCAGGACGAAGGTCGGCGCCACCACCTGTGTTGCGGCCTTGAGACCGGAGAACGGGTATCCGTTGATGAGGATCGTGAGCTGTGATGAAGAAGAGCCCCTATCCGATCACTGA
- the coaBC gene encoding bifunctional phosphopantothenoylcysteine decarboxylase/phosphopantothenate--cysteine ligase CoaBC, which produces MTWQPLLGKEILIAVTGSIAAVETVRLVHALRRAGAGVQAVMSAAAQQIIHPDALTYATGRPTLTRLTGLVEHVTYCGDDRTADLLLIAPCTANTISKIAVGIDDTPVTTCATTALGSGMPVVVVPAMHQSMYRHAAVLANLETLRSWGIDVVPPRIEEGKAKIAGIEEIVLYVERALWGGSLAGRRVLITSGPCREPVDDVRVLTTRSTGQMGRALALEAFRRGAEVTVVHLDRFPCVRNLYSDTAASMREQVMQVLDEEGADYYLSAAAVSDFQPVRQSGKIPSGTPCRIELAPLGKVIDAVLAHPARPSVVAFKLGWETGAAASALLEAGASLVVTNTPDEMGTGSGTFGLVSLDQTRTVSGSKEEVAAAIWSTVP; this is translated from the coding sequence ATGACCTGGCAGCCCCTTCTGGGAAAGGAGATTCTAATCGCGGTGACCGGTTCGATCGCCGCCGTCGAGACGGTCAGATTGGTTCACGCCCTCCGTCGGGCAGGAGCCGGGGTGCAGGCGGTGATGTCTGCTGCAGCGCAGCAGATCATTCATCCCGATGCCCTGACCTATGCGACTGGCCGGCCGACGCTGACGCGGCTGACCGGGCTCGTCGAGCATGTGACCTACTGCGGGGACGACCGGACCGCCGACCTGCTGCTGATCGCTCCCTGCACGGCCAACACGATCAGCAAGATCGCGGTAGGTATCGACGACACTCCGGTCACCACCTGCGCCACGACGGCCCTTGGAAGCGGGATGCCGGTCGTTGTGGTTCCCGCGATGCACCAGAGCATGTACCGCCATGCAGCCGTCCTTGCGAACCTCGAGACCCTCCGTTCCTGGGGTATCGATGTCGTCCCGCCACGCATTGAGGAAGGGAAGGCGAAGATCGCTGGTATCGAGGAGATCGTCCTCTATGTTGAACGGGCGCTCTGGGGAGGATCGCTCGCCGGCCGACGAGTACTGATCACGAGCGGACCCTGCAGAGAACCGGTCGACGATGTCCGGGTGCTGACCACCCGGTCGACCGGGCAGATGGGCAGGGCCCTGGCCCTTGAGGCGTTCCGGCGTGGGGCTGAGGTGACCGTGGTGCACCTGGACCGGTTCCCGTGTGTTCGGAACCTGTACAGCGATACTGCCGCTTCGATGCGGGAGCAGGTGATGCAGGTGCTCGATGAGGAGGGTGCGGACTATTATTTGAGTGCCGCGGCGGTGTCAGACTTCCAGCCGGTCCGGCAGTCGGGAAAGATTCCGAGCGGAACCCCCTGCCGGATCGAGCTCGCCCCGCTCGGTAAGGTGATCGATGCCGTGCTCGCCCATCCGGCCAGGCCGTCGGTGGTCGCCTTCAAACTAGGCTGGGAGACCGGGGCCGCCGCCTCGGCCCTGCTTGAGGCAGGGGCTTCGCTGGTGGTGACCAACACTCCCGACGAGATGGGAACCGGGTCAGGTACCTTCGGACTGGTCTCCCTGGATCAGACAAGGACCGTTTCGGGGAGCAAGGAGGAGGTGGCAGCGGCCATATGGTCGACCGTGCCGTAG
- a CDS encoding class I SAM-dependent methyltransferase, with the protein MTTTSSSSSGETMKARKVSSSELGSIAVESWVDQTRRPYVQDGYAWVPVRDGCAWDEDLPERAGDPRGYQRLGDLLIFHGDRPSEAEVDGAIRRCHPRGVLWTRTHLGVMRIPETTLLYGEAGEVLHRENGSRYWLDPQQVMFSQGNRAEKARLSAAVSPGERVADMCAGIGYFSVPLGRAGATVDAFELNPVSYRYLLRNIRENRLEGSVRGFLGDCRTLISGVYDRLLIGHFEGITMFGAALAHARTGSVIHLHALEDQSDQVLTLAAEAGFSAEVSVRVVKKYGPCRVHLVQDVVLG; encoded by the coding sequence GTGACCACGACCAGCTCGTCCTCCTCGGGTGAGACGATGAAAGCGAGGAAGGTCAGCAGTTCAGAACTGGGTAGCATCGCGGTGGAGTCATGGGTCGATCAGACCCGTCGTCCGTATGTGCAGGACGGGTATGCCTGGGTGCCGGTCAGGGATGGTTGCGCCTGGGACGAGGACCTGCCGGAACGAGCCGGCGACCCGCGGGGGTACCAGCGCCTCGGCGACCTGCTGATCTTTCACGGTGACCGGCCGTCAGAGGCTGAAGTGGACGGGGCGATCCGGCGGTGTCATCCCCGGGGGGTGCTCTGGACCCGCACCCATCTGGGGGTGATGCGAATCCCGGAGACGACCCTGCTCTATGGCGAGGCCGGCGAGGTGCTTCACCGGGAGAACGGATCCCGGTACTGGCTCGACCCGCAGCAGGTGATGTTCTCGCAGGGAAACCGTGCTGAGAAGGCCCGGCTCTCCGCTGCCGTCAGCCCCGGAGAACGGGTCGCCGATATGTGTGCTGGGATCGGATACTTCAGTGTGCCGCTCGGGCGGGCCGGGGCGACGGTCGACGCGTTTGAACTGAACCCGGTCTCGTACCGGTACCTGCTCAGAAATATCCGTGAAAACCGGCTTGAAGGGAGCGTTCGCGGGTTCCTGGGGGATTGCCGGACTCTGATCAGCGGGGTCTATGACCGGCTGCTGATCGGCCATTTTGAAGGGATAACCATGTTTGGAGCTGCGCTGGCTCATGCCAGAACAGGGAGTGTCATCCACCTCCATGCCCTGGAGGATCAGTCGGATCAGGTACTGACTCTGGCCGCGGAGGCAGGATTTTCTGCCGAGGTCAGTGTGCGGGTCGTCAAGAAGTACGGGCCCTGTCGAGTGCATCTGGTGCAGGACGTGGTGCTCGGATGA